In the Salvia splendens isolate huo1 chromosome 16, SspV2, whole genome shotgun sequence genome, gtcgagttgatcaggctaCTGAAGTCATCGCTCAAGGCGCAACATGCCGAGTTGATCAAACTGCTGATCAAGGCGCAGCATgtcaagttgatcaggctgctgcccaaaacttaggtggtccaaaacattaagtctggatctagggacaagcccaaagaccaattgccaagatccaagtccaagaccaAGGCCAAGGGAACGGGCACGGGCGCGGGCGCGGGCTCAGGCACGGCTCGGCTCGGCGCgtgtgtgcgcgcgtgtgggcgctttcacccatcttagtgcacgataattactaagtgtaataagtcacttaataaatacacatttaaagatgtgtctcatctcctatgtgtgataattaacactagctaattactccctacactttcaactcctacctttatcaaaagctacaatgtgaccaactttaatcaactatttctcactcaccgagaatcggatttgagaaaatgaatatactacggtcacgtagatcgacgctatatcatttaattctccaaaattaaatatctcgtcacatttattattggtcaaacttcattgaccggacatcttaaatcaagattccaacaaaaggcactttttatttatttattaggcCAGACGATTTATTTTCAACCAACTTACTAATCTTGCAGTAGCTATAGACGAATTTTGTCCCTTTACAAATCCAAATTTGAATCCCAtactataaaatttattttcacaTGTCATTAAATCAAATATAGGCAACTTATCCATAtgatacattaatttttttatggtggGCGTATAAATAAATATGAGTTAATTAGGCAACACCTATAAACCAATCTTCACCGTTGAAGAACCTCAGATATGTGATAGTTATGAACCAAAAAGGAGGTATTAGTAAATGAAAATTGTTTCACTACCTTTTGTAATAGGTTTAGGGGTAGTTATATTGTAAATCAGTTATATGTCACTTTCTTCACGCATatcacatttaatttaaattaaattccggTACAGTGCTATGGACGATTGAAACCTTCACATATTTAAGAAGTCAATCACAAAATTAACCTCTCATtaaaagtagtactactacaatTGCTACTGATCATCTTAATCACTATTAATTAAGAAGCCATTTAGTAAAATATGAAGCTAATATTTGTTTATTgggtagtgatttagagacataaatGTCTCTATGCCATAAtgcccttaaattttttttgtcctGAGTATAATTTACATTGTGCTTAATTTACCCGAACATTATAGTATTGAATAGATATATGTCTAATTAAGGAAAATTAAACCAAATTAATTATTCTTATCAAATGCATATTTATTAGTCGGAGACAAACTCAATCTTGCACTAAAGCAATGGATTAAAATTTTTTGAACGGATTTAAAAAACATTCTTGTCATGTAAATTTAAgactattagttttataaaaatcattaatATAGATTACGAATCAACTATTGCAGTACTATTAATTAACAAActacataactaaataattatattttttaattgtgaaAATTTTGATTACTTAAATAGCATTAtatgttttttaaataattttttattcaatcaTTCTATagtttaattttagttttttcttcGTCTTTTGTGCTATTCTATGCTACAGTAACTTTTTTTGGGTTGAATTTtatgaaacatttatttaatagtatatgaaaaagtatataaaaaataaatgtttatCTTATTCAGTTTTGAATTGTATGATAAAATAAACGTTTATCTCTTTTaatttttgtgttgttttccttcGCTATTattaaatgtaatattttttattttaattgagatAGGAACtctaatatattttatataaataaaaagacaagaaaaaaatataaatatataattttaaaatacttattaaatagatgagttaagaatatacaattttattgagattcgagtgtaatttttcaaaaattaaaaatccaatAAATTATTGTGTAGTATGAAAATAATTGAATGAATCcacttttctaattttagatTGTTTTAATATATCACATGCCAACGAATTGATTaggaaaaatataaaagaatcATAAACTACTATACGATATCaagtactagtattaaatatatAGCTTTACAATGTTAAAATATGAGTTAAGGAcatgtaattatattttgattgtactgtcctaaaatttttaaaactttgaaaacaaaaaattaatactatcaaACTTATAACTCTGATTATTTAAAGTTAAATAATATTAGATCAACAAATTTTTATTACTTCTAATGATttgttattaaattatttaaactaaaatttataaaactaatttgtaaagaaatccaatattttttatttgctaataaaattatagtactactctatattttaaaattttctttaaataaatgcaataaaaggggaatagataaaaaaatatcatccaGTCATATTTTAAAAGATTGTATGTATGATTCACGTGTTTATTAAATGCATTCATAATATATGCATAATCTACATTTATATCCTTGAATAGGTTATAGgtgtaataaataaacaaattaatatagGGGTAATAAAgtaaacacataaaataaaattttaactaaaaatacCATATAATATACCATTACCATTTTAACCTCATTATGGCATTGTTATTATGTCTCTAAAACATTTCTCTTCTTCATTATACTCATCTTAATCACTAATAATTAGGAAGCCAAtactttcaagtttcaacaaaaaagtactccatacgtcccatagtagatgtcacacttttttttagtttgtcccaccaagatgtcacatttccttttttagaaaaagtttcctcacacattaattataaaattatattttctctcaccacttaaaacacaaaacatctcctaaaatctcgtgtcatctcTCAAGTGTGCCATCTTgtttgagacggagggagtactaattaggAAGCTAACTTATCTTCATTATGTTTGTCTGAATCCATAggtaaaatattaaagaaaaaggagtgaaaattccatgtaggagTAGGCAACCAACTCTACACACCAAACAATTAAAGTTAATTCCCTTGACTTAGACCTTACTTCTCCATAAGAAATTTGCCGGCCTTGGTATATTAAAATGGTGTTTATATATTAATCCTTACTCCTTTATCAAAGGATAGACTAAAGCAATTAAAGATGTATCTGGCATCATCAATATGCCAAAGGATATGGAAATATAATATGATTCAAGAAGTATTTATCATTGTTCTAATTAAAAAATGTCACATGTTTGAAAAATGTATACAAAATAAAGAATTTATCCAGTGTAATtcaaactcaaaagaaaaataaagagaaaggaAATACATAGAAACAGAACTGCAAAAATCAAATTACACAGGATAAAAGAGAAATCATAATAATAGCAAAGTCGATGAGTCAGCTCTCAGCTGGAAGTTGCAGACATGTGTTGATTGGAGACGCACCTAGAGACGTGTTCATGTCGTAGGTCGTTCGGGAAACACACATGGGCTTGCGTTCACGATGTTGGTCGTTCGGGTGACGTATTAGATGTTCAAATTTGCAAGAATGAGTACGAACCAGGCCCAAGGAACAACTCAAATATCATTCAAATACTAgttaaaaaactaaataaattgaTTCCTAATCTAGCTAGATAGATATGAAAACAAATCGAAATCAAACCTATATGCAATCCTTCATCTCAATCTTCAAACTCTCTCTATACGCCACTAATTACTTTGGCTAATCCAGCTCATAGATGGGCTCATGGCGCCCCtaaagtttgtatttgtaataAGGGTTTCGATTCATTCTTAATTTTGAATTGGGATTAATTTGTGGAAAATATAATTCATTGGTGTCTAGTTTATTAGGATTAATTTTGAATTCAACATTACTTGTCATATAAGATCTACGACAATTTTATCTGAACCTATAAGAATAGAAGCAAAGTTCTTtgaaaaatcactataaatccATTTGAATTATGTTTAAGCTGATTTTTAATGACAAGGCAGAAGACACCTAAGTATGTTGACATTTTGTAACCACGTAACATAATGTCATACTACTACTTTGAGTTAGTCAAAACAATCATGTATCCTATTGTCAGATACTCAGATATGACATATTGACCctcattctaaaattaaattctTCACCTTTCAGACACCTTTAAACATCAACAACAAAAATTACACAACTTCATTATTTCAACTCATGAAGATTTGGTTTCTGACAAATTATATAATATCATTATACCCATCTACAAAAagcaccaattttttttatgtatgtcTAGTtcatttatactccctccgtccctgaaaaatataaacatttggTTCGGTacaattttaatgcataattggtaaaataagagagagataaaaagaaaaaaaagcattgttagtggagaatgagtctcacttcattagagaatttttttttctaaaattaaaatttcatactTCTCATGAAcgaattaaaaaggaaatagttcatatttttcaggaCACATAAATAGAGTATAATTTTGGCTTCCTTCTCAGCATTTGTTGCAAACTCATGTAATAGCAAGAAGAAGAGCTACCTTGTATTTGTAATATCAAACAAATAAAGAGATGATCACTAATAATATTATAACCACCTTTTAAGTACCgaaattatttattatgaacGGATGTAGTAATTTATACTTCCTTCGTCTCATTTAAGATGGTCACTTTGTGAATAACACAAAATATTTGATGGAGATATTGAGTTAAATTATATACTAtaaagaaatagtaaaatattcaatattttgaataagaagagagagaaagatgaaaTCTCcattgagaaaaattaaaagtaaaacATGGACATGGACATGGTCATATTGAATTATTGATATATATGCGCATTGGTCAAGTATCATTATACGAAGCCCATGAAGAAAAATTGCCCTATACGTAGTATAACACAAACAAAAGGGCCTAAGTAAATCCAAATACTAGCTAGGTTTACTTATGTCTCTCTATATAAACACATAGAGAATCAGCATACAATCAAATTACTAAAACTTAAAGAGAGAATCAGAGAAAGAGGTTAATTGATAGAGAGATAATGGGAGGAAGTAGTTCAAGTGATGAGAATGATGTTGCAGATTTTACTTATATCCAGTTTGGAGAATTCCGAGGCCTGATTCGATTGCCTAAGACATCATCAACTCCAACTCTCaacgaagatgaagatgaagatgatgaaatCATCAATGAAAAAGAGAGACtcaatgaagatgaagatgatggAAAAGTGAAAGAGAGTGTTGTTTCGACTCCCTACAAACCAACTGCTAACTACTCATCAACAGAATCTGATAGGGATTCCGAGGCGCCACACAATGGAGATGCATTACCCGACCAGCCCAACGCGGAGCCAGAAAACAGCACGGAGGCAGACAACGGTGAGCTACAAGCAAAGGAGCCATGACTTGCCGCCCAAGactaatttcttttcttttttttatttcccttATTTTGTTGCACTATTTTCCCTCACTTTGTTACATTATTTTCGTACGTATCTTGCAAGATATTATTAGATTCTAGGGTTATGAATTCTACCGTTACTAGAATTCcataaattattattcattgataaataaaattaattgctTATTCTCATTCTTgttcaactagggtttatctttcTTTTGATCTCATTACAAATGTGTGTGCTCAATCCCGAAGTTCTATCAGAATCAAAACAAAACTGATCATTGGGACTTGGTGGCAGAAGCAACACAAATTCAAGAaattgttgaagaagaagacacGAGTTTCCTCAAATAGAGAGGAAAGGGAGAATCACAAAAACAgagtttcatatttaattttttgtctTTCTTCTTCGTATTTTATAGATTTACAAATATAGCTCAACTTATTGATAAGCTTATCTTACAATCATTATTATCTTAATTTAATGTTGGTTAAGTAGTAATTTGTGTTGGTTAATGCTAGACACACACACAAGCACACTTATTGTTTATGATCAGTTgaaaataggagtattttaGCTAGGTCCTTTTCGAGAAATTTCGTTATTTGGGATCAATTACGCTGACCTTTCGAAATTAGGGATTAATTTCGCCAACCTTTCAGAATATGGGATCGAGGCGTGCGTATTTTTCAGAACGAGGgatttcttatttttaatctttttctattcttttttcctattatttatttcccatcATTTATAAATGGACTAAACtacccttttcaatttttttacctAAACTCTAATAAATCATCTACGAGATTCGTTAATCTTTTGAATATTTTCCCTTTTAATATTTTCCATATACAatgttataataatattaaaattttgataaatcAATTGTCTTTGTGCGTGAACTATTCTAGTGTCTATTAAATAacaattttgttcataaaacaaTTTATCATCACTACTATTATTTTGGATTGAAGAGACGGAAGGAAGAGAGGGGTGGAGACGGAGAAGGCGAATAGCAGAGGCACCCGTCGAGGAGGGTGGAGAAGGGTCTAGAGTAAGGAAAAGAAGCAATAAAGGTGATTCTATTGATTTATTAGAATTTAGATAAAAATATGATAACGTAGTTTAGTCCATTTATTAAtaatggaaaataaataataggaaaaaagaatagaaaaaagattaaaaatcataaatcCCTCCTTCTGAAAAATACACATTCCTCGATCCCATATTCTGAAAGGTTAGCGAAATTAATCCCTAATTTCGAAAGGTCAGCGTAATTAATCCCAAATAACGAAATTTCTCTTTGTTTTCAGTATCATGAATTTCTTAGTTTTCAAacatatgttttttttgttattctTGAATATGATGGAATTTCATGAATTTTACAAACTTCGTTTATCGCAATTAATCGATGGAAATTGATGCAAAACATGTTGAGAATGACTTAAATGGATAAGTAATTAACCAAACCACAagtttttctaaaatgaaaatattataaataatgacttcaaaataaaaaaattcattatttatatGTGGTTACGATACGAGCACATCTTCAGCAATATCCCTCATatcttattatttatttagtattAAATTATCGTACAACATCTATTTTTGCttaggatattattatatttgatttactaTATTTTGGTAGGATATTGTTATATccccacatattataaatatgtgtaggaGATCTTCATATTATTCAATCAATCAGTATATCAGAATTTACATACTTTTATCGACTTTTCTCTTTTCTTGCAATTTATCTTATCAAAAAACCCTAGAGAATGATAATTGGCTGCTCGACGTTATTTTCCCCTCGAATGAACCAATATCTTCATCGTGAACTCTCGCAGTTATCTCTCGATACGAGTTACTCGTATCAGGTTAGGAAACTCTTGAGTTTTAAAAGATATAAAACACAAGCtatgaaattttaaatatttggaGAAATAGTAAAACGACGTTTTTCCCTTCTAAACGATGTTGGATGGCCAAAATCCAAATCATTCCGACACAAAAAAACATTTTCGGAAATTTCAGCGTCATCCGCTACAATTGCATCTGAAACATCTCTTTCTTTATCACATTTCGTACACTATTTTAGATAACTAGTTAacgttttgtttgtttttgtcaATCAATGGTGCAGATTTGTTTAGGTTGTGATCAAGTGATGTTGAACTGATACTATATTGTTTCACAATACATGCATATTTATTTGGGTTGCGAGCTTAATCAATCAAATCCACCGCACAATAATACTAGTACAATATAAAATATGGACTTACTTGAACATAATCTAAACAATTTTTTATATAGAATGCAAATTTTTTTATCCTAAATTAAAGGAAATATTTTTACAATACAAAATGTTCTGAAGCATACTTTCATAATTCATTATACAAATTTACCAGGTTTCACCTCAAGTTCCAGGTAAATTAAAGCTATACACAATATCAATTTCTCTATGGTCAAAACCTTAGTAGAGATATGTTTATTGGATTTtcacttcaaaaaaaattcaaagatttTCTTATGCAAAAGATGATACTAGATGCATTTGTCTTTGAAAGAAATGCCAAGTTCTTTGACTATCAGTATAGAGTATTATTGTTATGCTCATTTCCAGGGTCACCCCAAAAATTCTTCAACTACACCATCTATTTCCTTGTCTATGTTATTGCTACGACATACTCAGACAAAACAATGAGCCGCAACTTAGAAGCCCAAGAAAGAACGGCACCATTACAAGTACCTGATTGTATTCTTCTCCCAACAAGGTTAAGGAGATTGAATTGTGCATACCTGCTGAATATGTGATTTACAGCAAGAATAAACATCTAGGTAAGGAACCATATCACAGTGTCACTTTTTACCTTGTACAAGAAAAATGGATTGGAAAACAACTAAATC is a window encoding:
- the LOC121770276 gene encoding uncharacterized protein LOC121770276, coding for MGGSSSSDENDVADFTYIQFGEFRGLIRLPKTSSTPTLNEDEDEDDEIINEKERLNEDEDDGKVKESVVSTPYKPTANYSSTESDRDSEAPHNGDALPDQPNAEPENSTEADNGFIFLLISLQMCVLNPEVLSESKQN